One part of the Ziziphus jujuba cultivar Dongzao chromosome 2, ASM3175591v1 genome encodes these proteins:
- the LOC107405626 gene encoding receptor-like protein EIX2, whose product MTETITGLPLMLLIFCFSIIGEFLPDADAEAMICLKSDREALIDFKNGLHDPENWLSSWKGSNCCQWRGISCENTTGAVIAVDLHNPHLQDFDSSGRYEIGSFSGEIRPSLTKLKSLRHLDLSFNTFYDNTIPEFFGSFQNLLYLNLSNAGFGGALPPNLGNLSSLQYLDLESLSLLVDNLEWVTGLVSLKHLVMNEVDLSEVGSDWIKSLTKLPFLTELHLSDCSLSGTIPPLTSVNLTSLAVLDLSYNKLNSKMPNWLVNVTSLVALDITLNNFFGRIPLGFSNLPNLQSLILNSNYNLRASCYILFRGRWEKIRVLDLGGNKLHGKLPASIGNMTFLTDLNLGSNNVEGEIPSSIGKLCNLMYFRISGTNLTGTLPKFLEGIESCLSKRPLPSLLNLDLSQNHLVGKLPQWLSQLKSLVFLSLGRNELNGTLPESLGQLSDLYYLDVSSNHLMGIVTEAHFSKLGKLEFLYLSSNSFTMNISSDWVPPFQLWSLDMHSCHLGPSFPAWFKSQKNVSELDFSDTNISGSIPNWFWEHSSSLSWLNVSFNRLEGHLPSPLNLASNAVLDFSSNLFKGSIPLSAGKIYFLDVSKNKFSGIIPDKSSGSLVFLSISGNQINGEIPASIGNNPGLQVIDLSKNNLTGSIPSSFANCFYIKALDLSNNNLSGKIPAIIGYLSLLQTLHLNDNKFSGEIPSSFQNLASLETLDLGNNRLMGRIPPWMGKGFERLRILSLRANAFSGELPPVLSNLSSIQVLDLARNQFHGSIPASFGDFKAMKQKQIINRYLLYGMYGTTYYKENFVVTLKDQSQSFSKILSLLVGIDLSGNNLSGDLPREITKLSGLVFLNLSRNHISGHIPESISKLEQLSSLDLSSNKFSDAIPRSLASLSFLGFLNLSNNNFSGRIPYTHHMSTFDAPSFAGNIGLCGIPLDVKCPGDDDDDPEKGLTTPKANTSVDSFVDKWFCLSIGLGFAAGILVPYLVITMKRSWSVAYFDAVEKVLDRILYLWLKYRTRQQRNRGSNQRR is encoded by the coding sequence ATGACGGAAACAATTACAGGTCTCCCATTAATGTTACTGATTTTCTGCTTTTCAATTATAGGTGAATTTCTTCCCGACGCTGATGCTGAGGCGATGATTTGCTTGAAGTCAGACCGAGAAGCTCTAATTGACTTCAAGAACGGTCTTCATGATCCTGAAAACTGGCTTTCTTCATGGAAGGGAAGCAACTGCTGTCAATGGAGGGGAATAAGCTGTGAGAACACTACTGGAGCTGTTATTGCAGTTGATCTTCATAATCCTCATCTGCAAGATTTTGATTCTTCTGGCAGGTATGAAATCGGAAGCTTCAGTGGGGAAATTAGACCTTCATTAACAAAGCTGAAGTCCTTAAGGCATTTGGACTTGAGTTTCAACACATTCTATGACAACACAATTCCTGAATTTTTTGGATCTTTTCAAAATTTGCTATATCTAAACCTCTCAAATGCTGGGTTTGGTGGTGCGCTTCCTCCAAATTTAGGAAACTTGTCTAGCTTGCAGTATCTTGATCTCGAGTCTTTGAGTTTACTTGTTGATAATCTTGAATGGGTAACAGGTCTCGTCTCTCTAAAGCATCTTGTGATGAATGAAGTTGATCTTTCAGAGGTAGGATCAGACTGGATAAAGTCCCTGACCAAGCTCCCATTCTTAACTGAGTTGCATCTATCTGATTGTAGTTTATCTGGTACTATTCCGCCTCTCACCTCTGTGAATTTAACTTCTCTTGCTGTCCTAGATCTCAGTTACAACAAGTTGAATTCAAAAATGCCTAATTGGCTTGTCAATGTTACCAGCCTTGTTGCTCTTGATATAACCTTAAATAACTTCTTTGGAAGAATCCCACTTGGTTTTAGCAACCTTCCTAATTTGCAGAGTTTAATTCTTAATAGTAACTACAATCTTAGAGCAAGTTGCTATATATTGTTTAGAGGAAGATGGGAGAAGATAAGAGTTCTTGATTTAGGTGGCAATAAACTACATGGGAAACTTCCTGCCTCCATTGGAAACATGACATTTCTCACCGACTTGAACCTTGGTTCCAATAATGTTGAGGGTGAGATTCCAAGCTCTATTGGCAAACTCTGCAACCTGATGTATTTTCGTATATCAGGTACCAACTTGACTGGAACTTTACCTAAATTCCTTGAAGGAATAGAAAGTTGCCTTTCTAAAAGGCCACTGCCTAGTCTGCTAAACTTGGACCTGTCACAAAATCACTTGGTTGGTAAATTACCACAATGGCTTAGTCAGCTCAAGAGTCTCGTTTTTCTTAGTCTAGGAAGAAATGAGCTAAACGGAACTTTGCCAGAAAGTTTGGGACAACTTTCTGATTTGTATTATCTCGATGTTTCTTCCAATCATTTGATGGGTATAGTTACTGAAGCACATTTTTCAAAGCTAGGCAAGCTGGAATTTTTATACCTATCTTCAAACTCTTTCACCATGAATATCAGTTCCGATTGGGTTCCTCCATTCCAACTCTGGTCTCTTGATATGCATTCATGCCATTTGGGTCCTTCATTCCCAGCTTGGTTTAAGTCGCAAAAGAATGTCAGTGAATTGGATTTCTCAGATACTAACATTTCTGGCTCCATACCCAACTGGTTTTGGGAACATTCCTCTAGCCTTTCATGGTTGAATGTTTCTTTTAATCGATTAGAAGGTCATCTACCAAGTCCACTAAACTTAGCTTCAAATGCAGTGCTTGATTTCAGCTCAAACCTCTTCAAAGGGTCCATTCCCCTTTCAGCCGGAAAAATTTACTTTCTTGACgtctccaaaaataaattttctggtATTATTCCAGATAAATCAagtggttccttggttttcctCTCTATTTCTGGAAACCAGATAAATGGAGAAATCCCAGCTTCTATAGGTAACAATCCTGGTCTTCAAGTCATTGATCTTTCTAAGAACAACTTAACAGGTAGCATTCCATCAAGCTTTGccaattgtttttatattaaagcACTGGACCTTAGTAACAACAATTTGTCTGGAAAAATCCCTGCCATCATAGGTTACCTAAGTTTGCTTCAAACATTGCACCTAAATGACAACAAGTTCTCTGGAGAGATCCCATCATCTTTCCAGAACTTAGCAAGTTTGGAGACACTCGATCTTGGAAACAACAGATTAATGGGTAGAATTCCACCATGGATGGGGAAAGGTTTCGAAAGACTGAGAATTCTTAGCTTGAGAGCCAATGCATTTTCAGGAGAACTTCCACCAGTGCTATCAAATCTAAGTTCGATACAAGTTTTGGATCTGGCAAGAAATCAGTTCCATGGCAGCATTCCTGCTAGTTTTGGAGATTTCAAAGCTATGAAACAAAAGCAAATCATAAACCGTTATCTGCTCTATGGGATGTATGGGACTACCTATTATAAAGAAAACTTTGTTGTGACTCTGAAAGACCAGTCTCAGAGTTTCAGCAAGATCCTCTCCCTTTTGGTCGGCATAGATCTCTCAGGAAATAATTTGAGTGGAGATCTTCCAAGAGAGATAACAAAATTGTCAGGTTTAGTGTTTCTGAACTTGTCCAGAAACCATATCAGTGGACACATTCCCGAGAGCATTTCAAAGTTGGAGCAATTGTCATCGCTTGATCTCTCAAGTAATAAGTTCTCAGATGCTATTCCTCGAAGTTTGGCATCACTGTCATTTTTGGGGTTCCTTAATTTGTCAAACAATAACTTCTCTGGTAGGATCCCTTATACACATCATATGTCAACTTTTGATGCACCTTCTTTTGCTGGAAACATTGGCCTTTGTGGCATTCCACTTGATGTAAAATGTCcaggtgatgatgatgatgatccagAAAAGGGATTGACTACTCCAAAGGCTAATACAAGTGTTGACAGCTTTGTTGACAAATGGTTTTGCTTGAGCATTGGATTGGGATTTGCAGCAGGAATTCTTGTTCCTTATCTGGTAATCACGATGAAAAGGTCTTGGAGTGTAGCCTACTTCGATGCTGTTGAGAAAGTTTTAGATAGAATACTATATCTGTGGTTGAAATACAGAACCAGACAGCAGAGGAATCGAGGGAGTAACCAAAGAAGATGA
- the LOC132800554 gene encoding receptor-like protein EIX1, which yields MEAITWLPLMFLILCSVRGELLPNIGAHLMNCTESDREALIDFKNGLHDPANRLSSWKGSNCCHWRGISCENTTGVVIAVDLRNPHPTYNYNDESLDRYGFWNLSGEIKPSLTKLKSLRHLDFSFNTFNDNPIPDFFGSFKNLQYLNLSHAGFSGAIPLNLGNLSSLQYLDVSCDDIWEESSLFVDNLKWLTDLSDNQFLPKVLDFLVNVSSLITLGMSNNWLDGRIPLDFSELPNLQFLYLGASGLSESCHQMLGGRWEKIQDLDFGRNDLHRKLPSSIGNLTFLSHLDLSGNSVDGGIPSSLGKLCNLISLDVSDNYINETLPVALEGIEICLSRKPFPILQSFDLSYNYLVGNLPEWLGHIENLVELDLSLNYLNGQIPAFFGSLQNLSRGPLPSLQYLDLSDNYLVGNLPEWLCQLEPERRL from the exons ATGGAAGCAATTACATGGCTTCCATTAATGTTTCTGATTCTGTGCTCTGTGAGAGGAGAACTTCTCCCCAACATTGGTGCTCACCTGATGAATTGCACGGAGTCGGACCGAGAAGCTCTCATCGACTTCAAGAATGGCCTTCATGATCCTGCAAACAGGCTTTCTTCATGGAAGGGAAGCAACTGTTGTCATTGGCGGGGAATAAGTTGTGAAAACACTACTGGAGTTGTTATTGCAGTTGATCTCCGAAATCCACATCCAACTTATAATTACAATGATGAATCTCTCGACAGGTATGGATTCTGGAACCTCAGTGGGGAAATTAAACCTTCATTGACGAAACTCAAGTCCTTGAGGCATTTGGACTTTAGTTTTAACACATTCAATGACAACCCAATTCCTGATTTTTTTGGATCTTTCAAAAACTTGCAATATCTGAACCTCTCTCATGCTGGGTTTAGTGGTGCGATTCCGTTAAATTTAGGGAACCTTTCAAGCTTGCAGTATCTTGATGTTTCTTGTGATGATATTTGGGAAGAGTCTAGTTTATTTGTTGATAATCTTAAATGGTTAACAG ATCTTAGTGATAACCAATTCCTTCCAAAAGTCCTCGATTTTCTTGTCAATGTTAGCAGCCTTATTACTTTGGGTATGAGCAATAATTGGTTGGATGGAAGAATTCCACTTGATTTTAGTGAACTACCAAATTTGCAGTTTTTATATCTGGGAGCCAGTGGTCTTTCAGAAAGTTGTCATCAAATGTTAGGGGGACGATGGGAGAAGATACAAGACCTTGACTTCGGCAGGAATGATCTCCATAGGAAACTTCCTTCTTCCATTGGAAACCTGACATTTCTCAGTCACCTAGATCTTTCAGGCAATAGTGTTGACGGTGGGATTCCAAGCTCACTCGGAAAACTTTGCAATTTGATTTCGTTAGATGTGTCTGATAATTACATCAATGAAACTTTACCAGTGGCACTTGAAGGAATAGAAATTTGCCTTTCTAGGAAGCCATTTCCTATTCTGCAATCTTTCGACTTGTCATATAATTACCTGGTTGGTAATTTACCGGAATGGTTGGGTCACATTGAGAATCTTGTTGAGCTTGATTTGTCCTTGAACTATCTAAATGGTCAAATCCCAGCTTTTTTCGGATCACTCCAAAATCTTTCTAGGGGGCCACTGCCTAGTCTGCAATATTTGGACTTGTCAGATAATTACCTGGTTGGCAATTTACCAGAATGGTTGTGTCAACTTGAACCAGaaaggaggttatag